The Hevea brasiliensis isolate MT/VB/25A 57/8 chromosome 9, ASM3005281v1, whole genome shotgun sequence nucleotide sequence aacatctatactCCAACTTGAGGAGGAGTttcatggaaagtcaatcactatattatttctctgtatattctgtattctgtattcctatttagaactccgcctaagtagtttgcgcttagccggtcccaagcccggataaaggaggagggttgcggtaggtgacaaccagcgtaaaaatttcgtcacaccctatgatatggattcaaatgatataaacgttggggcgtcctctactaacgacgcgctacatcggagcctgggtgtagtgataaatatgcaagggtgtagggcgttcaccgaaagcgacgcgccatgccggcgcccgggtgtggtgttaagtgagcaagggttcccacatcatggacgggtgtgggtaaagaagttagtccataagacagataatagaacaaatagtggaacagaacacaagatagacatagaaaataatagaagatatcatagaaggagaccaattaggaaggagcaggataggaggaggatcagggttggtacttggaatgttggatcacttaaaggaaaattaatggagctggtggataccttggaaaggagaagggtgaatattgcttgcattcaggagactaaatgggtaggagagaaaagtaaggaagtgggtaattcagggtacaaattgtggtttaccggaaaggagagaaacaagaacggagtgggtataatcatagatgtGATATTGAAAGACGCAGAGTAGTTGTGAAAAGagaaggagatagaattatactcaTAAATCTAttactagacggagaaacaataaatatagttagtgcttatgccccacaaataggactagacaaaggagagtaaacaaaggttttgggaagatatagatgatttaatgcaaagcataccgaatgaagagaatgttttcattggtggagatttgaatggacatgtaggaagtgataggcaaggttatgagaatgttcatggaggttttggttttggcagtcgaaatgaggagggaaaaagcatcctggattttgctatggcatacgacctaatactagcaaatacctactttataaaaagagagtcacatttagtgactttcaaaagtgggcaacatagaagccaaattgacttccttttaaccaggaagacaaatagagctctatgcaaggattgcaaggtcattccaggagaggctttaacaagtcaacataggttggtggtcttggatgtcaagtttaggaacaattcaagtaaggtcagaagaaatagtgtagctcgaacaaagtggtgggagttcaaaggagtaaagcaagtgaagttcaaaaatgagcttcttgagtccgaagtatggaagctagatatggaggccaatgatatgtggatacagatggcatcaaagattagagaagtagctagaaaagtacttggggagtctaaaggacatggaccaccctcaaaagagagatggtggtggaatgaggaagtacaaaaggcagtgaagagaaaaagggaatggtataagaaattacctaaatgtgataataatgaggcatatgaacagtacaagatagcaaagaaagaggcaaaaaaggcagttagccaagcaagagcacaggcctttgaaaagttatatgagaaacttggaactaaagaaggggagaaagatatttatagattagcaaggagtagagaaaggaaatgtcaagatctcaatcaagtcaggtgcattaaggataaagaaggaaaagtgttggtgaaagatgaggacattaaagaaagatggagaaattattttaatgatctctttaataatagtcaaaatggaaataacgtgaatatagattatagaaaaatagaaaagaatgtaaattatactagaaggattagatctttagaagtaaaggaagcacttaagagaatgaaagtaggtaaagcctgtggacccgataaaataccaattgaagtgtggaagtatttgggagatatgggagtggcatggttaactaaattatttaataagattctaaactcaaagaaaatgcctgatgaatggaggaagagtattttagtacctatttttaaaaataagggagacatacaaagttgctcaaactataggggaattaaactcatgagccatactatgaagttgtgggagagagttgtggagcatcgactacgtcatgatacttctatctctctcaatcaatttggtttcatgcctggtcgttcaactatggaagcgatctttctcattagaagcttgatggagaaatatagagatgggaagaaagatctacacatggtttttattgatttggagaaggcttatgatagtgttccaagagaggtcttatggaatgcgttagaacaaaagagggtatctattaggtatatacaagtattgaaagatatgtatgaaggagcaactactattgtgcgcacagtgggaggggacacaagagattttctggtctcaattggattacaccaatgaTCAGCTATAAactcttacctttttacattagttttagatgaattgactaaacatatacaagagagtattcattggtgcatgatgtttgcggatgatattattctgatagatgagacactataagtagtcaataggaagctagaactttggagaagtactctagagtcaaagggttttaagttaagtagaacgaagacgaatacatgcattgcaagttcggtgaaggccaaacggtgatagggaaggagttagtttgaatggagtggcactgtcccaaagtaatcactttaaatatctaggctcgatccttcaagtagatggggatgtgaggaggatgttagtcataggattaaagcgggatggttgaagtggagacgtgcacggagttttatgtgatcgtaagattcccaataaattaaaaggaaaattttaccgcatgaccatacgaccggctatgctatatggtagtgagtgttgggcactgaaagagtcgtatgcatctaagataaaagttgcagagatgagaatgttaaggtggatgagtggccatactagactagataaagtccgtaatgaaagtattagagaaaaggtaggagtggtgccaattgaagataagttgagagaagggagattgaggtggtttggtcatgtgaagcgtagacatacggaggctccagttagacaagtagagcacattaggctagaggatagaaagaaaaaaaggggtagacctaaattgacttggaggagagtagtacagcatgacttagaagcattacacatttctgaggatttaacccaaaatcgttcagagtggaaaaatcgaatccatatagccgaccccaaatttttgggataaaggcttagttgagttgagttgagttgtattcctatttaggatttcttcctaattagtagaacacaattataggaatcaattgtatatatacagTCATGTACAGAATAATCGAAATCAAGGAGAATTATCTCTTTTTACATTATTATACAAATTCAATTTATtacaattaatttattaaattttatttttattttaattaaatctaattgaattaatttcagttagctattaaaaaatttaatatagacatttttttattattttattaaactgAATAGGGTTAATAGGATTAATATATAGTGATATTCTCTTATGCAGTTATACTTTTCACTAGTTACAAGAGGATAAAATACTATAATGATTTGACATTAAGTATTAACTTTTAAAAACAACATACAATAACCCATTATAAATTTCTATTTACACTGTATCGAAAAAGAAAATCTATTTGCGGAGCCATGCAATCCCACCCAATTCCTACCCTCTACTATCACCTTCCTTCCCTCGCTCCCTCCATCTGATCATCCCGCTCTCAATAGAATATGATAAACGCCATGAACAAACATTTGTTTGCAGAGCACTTCAATTTTCGCTCTTCTATTTCTCTCCTTATTGCTTCACCGCACTCTCCTCATCTCTATAAACTCACCATCTCTTCTTATTGATGACATGCATCACTCTTGATTGTGGCTCGACCAGTATAAGAAGTGCAGGAGATGGTCGAAGATGGTCGAATCTGAATTGCAGATGCCAATTCAAAATTCTTGCTTCTAGATCCAACAAACGCATCAAAAATCTCTTCAACTCTTAGATCTCCTATGAATGTAGATCCTGTAGCCAACCAGGTAAGTCTTCTCCTTCTTCTGTCTAatgtcttttcttcttttttttttataaccgaaacgcatttccatttttcagaatttctggacaTGGCGCCGAAACATGTCTTTGCCATGTCTTGCTGTTTCGGTGTCGAAAATGTTTCCCACACAGGGAAACTTCAAATATTGTCGTTTCCATGCTTTGCTCCCCATACCCTGGCATTCTATCATCAGACCATGGAAGTATAATCTTGGGAACAAAAGGCACTTAGGGAATGTTGGAAATTAATCGATAGAAAATTAAAAGAATGTGAAGAGGAGTTGCTGTATCAAAAATGGACAAAATTGGATAAGTTGTTAGAAGAGAAAATATATTCAAATCTCAAAGATGTGGGAGAAGGTTTAGGAAGAATAAAgaaattatatgatttaatgCAGATGTAAGTAGTTGAGATGGATTAAGTTAGAGAATTGGAGGGAAATTAGTTAGATGAGAGTTGCTGGACTACTTAAGGTTAAGAGATGGCAATTGGCGGGAACAGTTAATTAGAGGGGGTGGAGTATAAATAACAGAATTGTAAGAGGAAGAATCATTCTAAAGCAATAATAGAAATTAAGTTTCTTTCTCTCAGTCCAAATTCTGTCTCTTTTCTTTCCGGGTCTATCTCTCAACTTTctcgttgtttctctcctttctctAGTCTATTCTCTGCTGTAACTGCTTGTTAGGGTTCAGGCTTCAGATCCTAACATCTTCATCCTCAACACTAAAAGATAAAATAATAGTAACTATAAAAGAtgccaaaaaaagaaaaaaaaaacaatagtTCTATTGAACATGTTACACATCATGTAAGCGTACAACTATGcttggaaaagaaagaaagatagGAGGAAGAAAAAAGGGGATAAAAAATTTTGAGAAGTTATTCTTTAACCTGTTTGGGAGAGAGAGAAAAGTGGAGGGAAGGGAAAAATGAAAGGAAATTGTAACAAAGACCAACCAAAAATTTTATTCCCACACTTGGAAGTAAAATGGTGTaagtatattaaataattatttacccCTATAACAACATCTTTGACTATAAGGGATATATTTGTAATTTGACTATCATAAAACAATTTTACACTCATTTTCATTCCTCCCATTTTCTTTCCAATCCAAACAAAAGCAGAGAATAATTTTCACCTCTTTAACTTTCATTCCTCCTATTTCCCTTCTTAAATTTGTTTCCGAACACAGGGTACGAGTCTATCAGACAAATCCAACTATGATGCATTTGAAAGCCTTTAAAACCAAGGTTAATATGTGAGAGCACAAAATATCATACAAATACAGTAGTTCTTTTATATGTCCAAAATCTAAATCATTAGCTCATTACCTGATTAAGAATCTCCAGCATAGCGAAAATTTGAGGAAAGGCAGCTTCCAAAGACAGGAGACTTGAAGTGCCAGTTGGTTCATTGGAAGAATCTGTTGAATTAAAAGCACTTGAAGAAGGAGATGGGCCTGATGGTTGAGAATTTTTTCCCTTCTGCTTCTTCCCCTTCGTATTTGGAGTTGTTGATCGTTGAACTATTGTGGGCATGCTCAACTCAGACGCTTTCCCTAATGTATCTTTTGTGGAGTCATCATGGACTTCTTCCTTACTTGTGTGAGAAGGTTGAGCAAGAAACTCAGCCATATCAACACCGTCAACTTGCTGAGGTTCCTCCATTGTATAATTTTCTGCTGATATGGAACAACACTCCCTGGCCATCTCAATACCAAGATCTGAAGCCTGGGAGCAAAAATATTTCTCCCTGTTTTCAGAAATAAGGTGTTTAGGTTCTCCTCGGAGGCCAaattcatcattctgagtagatTTTGTTTCACCAACTACTTTAACCTCCACCTCTGCATTACTGACATTGTTATCGACAACATCTTGAATGTTAGCTTCAAACTCAGCCTTGagctcattattattattattaccactAGGTGATGAAGCACCCATTAAAATCTCGGAAGGAGTTATCAGATGTGTTGGGTGTTTAAACATGATAGGGGGATTAAGGATGCTAGAATTTTCATCTTGTGTGCCTTTCATCTCATCAGTCCTTGAGTCACTATCTAAGGAAGGAACATCTGATAAGTTTGCATTAATactgtccatttgttggtcaactaAATAATCAATGACTGGCTGATTTACAATTTGGTCACCAAGTGGAGGGCCTGGCTCAAGTCTTGCTGCAACTGTAACCCCAGCGAAATCCTTAGGTGTCAAGGAAAGAGGAGATGATGCGACACAAGCAATCTCACCATCGCTAATTGAAGGGGGTAAAACAAGAGGCTTAGAGTCAATATTGGAAGAGGAAATATCATGCAAAGTGGCTGCATCCACTGAAGCAGAACATGCAGGGATGTCAGAAAAGTCACTTCCACGTGAATCCAAAGGATCAACTCCTTCAACATTAGCCAGATCATGTGAAACATTGGAATCTGACTTCTCTGAACCCACATCCGATAAAAGTGGGGGTAAGCACTGGCATAAGTCCAAACTGTACTGCTGAATAGCCTGCGTCTGAACACAATAAATCTGAGCCACACATTGGCCATGTAAAACATCACTAGTCCCTGTTAAACTCAAGATAGGCATGGTAACAGTAAACTCTGATATGTAATCCACATGGGTTGCTGCTGGATTAGGACCATAATCCAAGTGCAAAGCATATATGGCATTCCTCTTTGCATTTGCAACTAAGAGAAGACCCACTTGGGATAGAGCTACAACTTGATTGAAGAATGCCGCTTCGACTCGAGGTTCAGCTGAACTCTTCAGCTCTAATGTCTGGGTGCAATTTAATGAATCAGCATCACTAGGTAatagccatccttcttctttggcTGAGACCCAAATTTTTACTTCCCGATTCTGGGGCCCCTGTTCATAAATTTTGGAAGATTGAATAACAAAAACATTGATTAGCTAAATTTGAAAACTAAAGATGAAATGTTTAATACTCTAAAGTGGCCAAAGTTTACATCTTCGACAAATGCAATCCCAATAAAATAAATGGTGCTTAATAATCCTTTAACTCCACAAAAGCAACTTAGTTACTCAATACTTGGCTAGCACAAACATCACAAGACTTTGGCCAACAAAAATAAAGATCTTAGAGACATGTACCGCTGTGATAAGGATGATGTGATCTGGCCGGTTTGTGGCAGTCAAGAAGGTAGCTGAGTACACAGACTGACCATCATGTGGTCTCAACACCACAAGAGGCACAGCCTTGAGATCTTCCCAAATCTTAATCTggttaaaaaatgaaatttaaatcgaCACCATTAAAAAGAAGTTCAATTTCTGTGACTTGATCAAAATCAACAGGAAAAAAGTATGCATGCATTTACAAAAAGCATTCTATGCTCAGGGACATCTGAAGGGGAGATATAGGTTATTGTAAATCTTACATCACCATTGGAGTTCTCAGAGTCAAAGTTTAAGAAAAGAGTTAATTTTAAGATCTTTTCTATCTATAATTCAACTAGAACTGCAACTATCCTATCCACTTCTCTAGGGTAATATCTTTACATTCATTTTACCTGTTTTATCCCTAACCTAATTCAACAAGCCAACCACAAAGAAAATCTAGTTTAAGTTTCAGAATTTCTACCACGTAAAGGATGGATAAAAATTCACATGCATCAACAACTAGTTCACAAtaagttattaaaataaaataaaataaaaacaaaagatTCAAGAAGAAAACATGAGTATCAAAAACGGACAGAAGACAAGGACAAATTCAAACCGTGCCATCCATAGAAGCAGAAACCAAACGGGTGGTCATCCACTGACACATTGATAAATCAGTAACTTCTCCATCATGTTTGCCAACCAACTGGATGCCATCAATCAGTTTCTCAACAGGACACTGAAGAGGAACCTCAGACGAATAGACTCCAGTCTTTCCAACTTTGTTAGTATCAATTCTAAGAACTCGTTTACCAACCCCAACAACCAAAATTTCCTATTAAAAGTATGATATAAAAAGGTCATAACCAGGATAACAAGTAGAAagttaaaaattgaaacaaataatAAAATGGATAAAGAAGAGAGCCTTCCATTGAGGATAAGTAATAAAATGTCATACTTGTTTATAGCAGTGCCAACAAACTCGTGGATTTTTATTTTCCCCCTCTCCTACTATTTGAACAGCAATAACTGTCTTTCCTGTAATTTGAGGCTTATCTTCTTCATCTGGACCTTCAGAAATTTTCCAGACATTAATCCGTCCATCTATGCCAGCACTGCATAAAAACATGTCATACAAGCTGAAGCAAACCAGGATAGGAATATACAGAATACAGAGAGAAAGCTACCTAGCCAAGAGATGAACATCCTCAGCAAAGAAAGTCATATCGGTGACTCTCTGAAAGAAAAACCACTAAGATGAGAAGCGAAGCAAAAACATGGGTGCCTAAAAAATTTTGTTTTATCAGCCCTTTTAAATAGTCTATTAAGTGAATTAAGAAATGCAAATCAATTCTCTGCAGAAAGTTATGACACTgttaaaaaacaaaagaaactcCACAAAATGGACCATATTGTAGATATCACAAGGAGGAACATTAGGTGATCAGGCATACCATATTTGAAATAATCATAACATCAGCCAAATAAAAAACCTCCTAGTTCTAGACCAAACAGAAATGATAACCAGATGACAAAAGCATTATTCCAATGCATACAACAGTTTTTTGTATTTCTTTTAGTTGATAACGTATTCAACAGTTGCAAGGCATCATTTATTATAATCATTTCCAAATCTAAATACATGACAATCAGAACAGCTAAAGTAAGCATAAATACCTCTTTACTTCTTGCAATAGCAGCCAGGTATATAATATTACCAAGAAAGACACACCAAAGGTTCACAAAAACAGAGGATAAACTTGCAATCAACATAATTTAGCAATTTTCAAGTCCACCATCCTATTGCCCTTTCCCTGTAACTGCGTAACAATAATTCCTGTCCTTGAAATGAATATTCATGGATAAGGACATTAAAGCTGAATAAGAATGCCTAACTGATATATAAGCCATATTGATTCACATCCCTATTGATTTTTATGGCAAAATAAGGCTACTTGTCCATGCAACATTATACAAAGTAGTAGCGATGAATATTAGAGCAGACAGAGAGTATTAGAGCAGCATGCAACAGCTAGCAAAAAAATGAACCAAATGCCTCCAGAGTAAAAGGAGGAAAGTAAGTAATCTGATTTGAGCTAGGCAAACAATACTTaattgttgatcattttactTTATTTATATTGATACAGAAATAGTCTCAAAAAAGAGTTAAATGACAAATTACATATAGCCAACCTAGTTTGGGATTAAAAACTTTGTTgtagttgttgttgttgtttacTATAAAGGAAGAAATTTATATCTCTAATCTTTGGAATAAAAATTAATTGAGTTGGGTTGTTATTTTCTACCATGTCTATTAACTTGCATGGCTCCAAATCCAGCATTCACAATTGTATTCCATATTTGTTAAGGATAAATATAGCTTATTATCACATAAAATACcaccatatagccgaccccaaatttttgggataaaagtttagtttagttgagttgagttgagttgtatcacATAAAATACCAACTCTTTTACTTAAGCATCCCTCATTTGCACAAGGCAACTACACATACACAAGACTTGAACTACAGTGGCAAAATACTGCTCTTTCCTCCTTGAATCAACAAAATCAAACAATTTATCATGTACAACGGAGTGAACCCCACAACCAATCAATAAAATTATGCTCTTTAACATGTTAAGAATCAATAAGCTTATAAAGAACAATCTAACTTCAATTTTGCAAAACCATTAACAACAGGGTAAAAGCAGACTATATTCGCCTCTGTTTTCCTCTGAGACTCCATGGGCCTATTTACTTGCATAACAGTTTTCTGTTTTccatttttaattttctaaaataaaattccAATTTTCTATGGAAAACAATAGAAAATATGAAAACCGTATTCATCTAAGAATAATAGAAAATGATAttctaattcaaataaataaacaaaaaatttcctatctttcaaaattaaaaaataaatcaatataaaatatatttaaaaacttatttaaaaaaataatgtgctatttatttaatttataatataataatatgatttttttatcattgtaaataattatttttaaacaattatcaactttaattataaaaaaaattatagtataattttgattaaaaaatatCATTGTTTTCAATACTTTTGTTTTTCTAATAGGAAAAATTACTCTTTAGTTCCTGTATTTTAACGAAACTAACTACTTGatccctatattttaaaaaacacaCTATTTAGTCCCTGTAAAAACTTCCATTAAACTATTAGTCCCTCTGTCAAATTTTTCGTTAGTTAATATTGATCAACCTATtatttagtccctctattttagtgaaattaattagttaCTACTCATATTTTAGAAAAATACATTAGTTAATATCTGTAATTTGACTCTATTAACTATTTagtttcataattattttttataactaAACTACCCTAATTCTCTTTGTTTCATCTGTAATAAAAATAGTGTAAACTATCTACACAAAAAAgttaatcaatttttttaaatttctaaataattaagTAAAATTATTTCTAAGTACAGAAAACATAACAATGATgtccaaaaaattaaaaatttaaaaacatgtatatatatatatatatatatatatatatatatatatataaattagcaTTTAGTCTTCACATagaaaatttctatttttatctaagaatatatttttcaaaatacatgaACCATCTAATTAGTAAACAGTAATGTTCCTCAAAATACAGGGAAAATTTGATGCAGGGACTGAATAGTttaatagaaattttttttattttttaaagcaCAGGGACAAGTAGTTAATTTCAAGTAGTTAATATGGCTACGATGcaggactaaatagtaattttttcctTTCTAATGAGTTAAATTTTGAAACTAACATATGGGAGCAATGAAACCCTGTTTTCCACTTTCCCATAAAAGTAGCTCAGTTTTCGACAAGTTAAACTGACCCTGTAATGTTTTAAAATACTTCATGCAAAAGAAACAGCAAATGCAATATAGCTTCAGTTTTTGCAAACCCTACACAAGAACAAAAGGGTGGCAGAAAAGCACAAACAGTGAGATTAGATTGGTTTAGACCTGGGACTGGGTGCGAAACAAGGACCTCAAAGCAGTATTGATGTTAAGAATCCTAATATTGCCCTGCTTCAACCCGTAACAAATGTAAGACTTATTGACAGCAATTTGCCTTCCCAAGCACAGCTGAGGATCCGAAGTGTATTTAGTGATTGGGGTAACCTCAAGCTGAGGCTGAACCTCCCCTTGCGACCTCACATCTACATCATATGCCACATGATCACCCGAAATCCGCCTGCCCTTGGGCATCTTGCTGCTCGGCATCCTAACGGGTCCCACAGGTGGAACATTGTTGCTGAATTCCGGGCTATGCTGATGCTCCTGAGGCGGTGTTGGTGACGGGTCTTGATTAAGTGGCGGAGAAGCAGGTGGGCGGAGAAGGGCCATTATTTCAGCCCCACGTCGCTCATTATTTTTGCGAGGAGAAAGATTTTGGTGCTGTTGGGGCTGAGGTTGAAGAGGCGGTGTAGGATATGACATAGAACGCTGTGGTGGCATGTTAGAGACAGGAGGAGGGTGGTGCTGGGTATGGGTATGGGTTTGGTTGTTATGGGGAGGTGGGTACGAAGGGATATGGAGGAATTGCTGTGGGAATTGGAAGGGGAAGTTAGGGTGGGTACCAGTAGGAGAAGGATAGGAAGAAGGGATTGACGTAGTAGGAGGAATCATGAGAGTGGGAGAAGGGTTTTGGACGCTTCCTGTGGTTGTGGGCATGA carries:
- the LOC110658316 gene encoding enhancer of mRNA-decapping protein 4 isoform X3, translating into MASPNQQTPQFDMHKFFMPTTTGSVQNPSPTLMIPPTTSIPSSYPSPTGTHPNFPFQFPQQFLHIPSYPPPHNNQTHTHTQHHPPPVSNMPPQRSMSYPTPPLQPQPQQHQNLSPRKNNERRGAEIMALLRPPASPPLNQDPSPTPPQEHQHSPEFSNNVPPVGPVRMPSSKMPKGRRISGDHVAYDVDVRSQGEVQPQLEVTPITKYTSDPQLCLGRQIAVNKSYICYGLKQGNIRILNINTALRSLFRTQSQRVTDMTFFAEDVHLLASAGIDGRINVWKISEGPDEEDKPQITGKTVIAVQIVGEGENKNPRVCWHCYKQEILVVGVGKRVLRIDTNKVGKTGVYSSEVPLQCPVEKLIDGIQLVGKHDGEVTDLSMCQWMTTRLVSASMDGTIKIWEDLKAVPLVVLRPHDGQSVYSATFLTATNRPDHIILITAGPQNREVKIWVSAKEEGWLLPSDADSLNCTQTLELKSSAEPRVEAAFFNQVVALSQVGLLLVANAKRNAIYALHLDYGPNPAATHVDYISEFTVTMPILSLTGTSDVLHGQCVAQIYCVQTQAIQQYSLDLCQCLPPLLSDVGSEKSDSNVSHDLANVEGVDPLDSRGSDFSDIPACSASVDAATLHDISSSNIDSKPLVLPPSISDGEIACVASSPLSLTPKDFAGVTVAARLEPGPPLGDQIVNQPVIDYLVDQQMDSINANLSDVPSLDSDSRTDEMKGTQDENSSILNPPIMFKHPTHLITPSEILMGASSPSGNNNNNELKAEFEANIQDVVDNNVSNAEVEVKVVGETKSTQNDEFGLRGEPKHLISENREKYFCSQASDLGIEMARECCSISAENYTMEEPQQVDGVDMAEFLAQPSHTSKEEVHDDSTKDTLGKASELSMPTIVQRSTTPNTKGKKQKGKNSQPSGPSPSSSAFNSTDSSNEPTGTSSLLSLEAAFPQIFAMLEILNQLVTTQKEMQKQMSNMVAVPVSKECRRLEAALGRSIEKAVKANTDALWARFQEENAKSEKLLRDRMQQITSLISNFVNKDLAVMLEKAVKKELSSAGPAVARSMSPVIEKTISSAIAESFQRGVSDKAVNQLEKSVNSKLEATVARQIQAQFQISGKQALQIVISTVELPILYNEL